CGACCCTGATCATTGTGATTATCTGATCGCCACCACATAGTCAAACATAGTAACCCCATTTCCACCTACCCTCATTAAATCAGCTTGGCGGCTCTAAAATCCgataatgacgataatgatAGGAGGAAAGTTTAAAAGCCATGGCAAAAGTTGGTCgtacataaataaacttttgtgaatcataaccacCAGTTAGTACTAATGAAGGCTTTACGTAGAAACCGGTATCTTGTTATTTCAAAGGTTAACACGCAGCTAACGGCTACCAGGCGGCAATCAAGCTGGATTCACACGATAATTTACACAGCTTAGCGATTTTAATCAAATTGTCAGCCATATGTTCAACGAATTAGTATCCCTTCACagaaaccacaaactttaactaACAAGCAAGAAAAGTATGTCAATCGTTAATAGGTTAAATTGATTAAATGCAGTAATTAACGGCATCAGAGCAGCGGTTGCCTCCAAATGTTTCCTTCGATTGGAAAATTGGGTGACTTATTTAACGGATACATTATTTTTGGTTCCAGATGCCAGTGTGTTATGAGACATGACGCGGGACAGTTACGAAATGAAGCCGAACCGCTTGTCCAGGGGCGGCTCCCTGTTCGGAAACGATCCTCAGGTGCAACTAAGGACTGCGCTTCGTGCTAATGACTTCGCAACGTTTAAGAAACTTGTGAGCTACGGCGCCGTCGATCTTGAATATGTTTACCCATATCCTGATCATAAAACTTGTCTTGAATTAGCCGTTTCAGAACCTAataaaattgagtttctaaaACTGTTATTACAACATGAGGTACAAGTGAATAGAATTAATGAAACATACGGCGCTGCTCCACTACACTTTGCTGTAGAAAATGGAAATCTTGAAGCATTGGACGCACTATTAGAAGACGACAGAATAGACGTGAACATTAAAAGCAAAGGAAATACTGCATTACTCatggcaataaaaaatatacaagacTTAGATGATGATCGTGAACGCGAGCTAGACGTATATGAAGAAATGGTTGAGAGACTACTAAAGGCTGGATGCAATGCCAATTCTCCAGACTTAAAAGGCATTACTCCCGTTTATTCAGCAGCAAAGCAGGGTCTGGAAAGAATTGTGACTTACATTTTAGATTATTCAAAGGATCCTGTCGATTTGAATCTTTATAAAGACATCCGCGGCAGAACAGCGCGATATTATTTGCAAGAAGCTTTTCCTCATCTAATAGCGAAGTTTGAATCCATGGCAGAAAACgaacagagaaaaaaaattattgacgtggacaaattattttcttatttaagtCGACATGAAGAAGACATTTTTAATGAAGATTTTAAAGAACTCGTTAAAAGAAATGAGCATCGACCAATGCTCGCGGCTAATAACGGAATGAATACCATGTTACAACTTTCTGTAGATAAGGGTTTTGAAAGAGCTACATTGACTTTGCTTAATTCAGGAGCAGATCCAAATGCTACATGTTCTGGAAATACGATACGTCCTATAGCTATCGCCTGTTATAACGGATATTGCAAAATACTCAAAATGTTTATTGACAATGAGTCAACTTTATTTGATCCAGTAAACAGCGAATCTCTCGTGCAATGGACTGTAAAAGGTATGAAGTCTGCTTGTAAAAACCCTAAAGCAGATTTCAAAGGCTGTTTGAACTTACTGTTAACCAATCCTAAggttaatattaacattaatcaTCAAGATATTAAAGATAACACCGCACTTCATTATGCTGCCAGAAATGGAGATAATGATACAGTTTTAGAGCTGCTTAGAAAAGGGGCTTGCGTAGGTTTGTATAACAGATTCAACGAACCACCGTTAGCAGATATAAATGCAAGAACTTTAGAAACATTTTTGGACGAATGCATTGAAACAAATGGCGAACGACCGAGTGACGAAGATTACGAAATTCGGATAAAATACAGTTTTCTCgtttatcctaataactcttTAGAGAATGAGCTATGCAAAGTGCCGTTGATGGATAACTCGAATAATAACAATACAGTTAAAGAGTATGAGGCTATTCTAGCTCCAGAAACAGAAGCGCTTTTATACATGACTAGAAACGAAGAATTGAGGCCACTTTTGAAACATCCAGTAATAactagttttctttatttaaagtgGCAAAGAATAAGCTGTCTTTTTTATGCaaacataactttttattcACTTCTGTGGTTATGTTTAATGCTCTATATAATATTGGGATATGGAGTCGACAAACAACAGTCAAAGTCCGTAGAAGCAATAAATGTTTTAACCTACGTAGGAGCTTGTATTGGTCTAATACTTCTAGTAATTCGAGAAATATTTCAATTACTAGTGTCGCCGACAAGATATTTACAaagtattgaaaatttaatggAGATTGCCTTAATATTCGTAACGGCAGCGATTTTGTGTAACGATTCAGCGTCAGAATCCACAAAGCAACAGTTGTCTGCAGTCGCTATTCTATTGTCATCCGCGGAGCTTGTTTTACTCATAGGACAATTTCCTACCCTTTCAACAAATATCGTAATGTTGCGAACTGTTTCTTGGAATTTCTTCAAATTTTTACTTTGGTACTGCATTTTAATAATAGCTTTCGCTTTGAGTTTCTACACGCTATTTAAAAAAGGTGAAGAACAGGAAGACCAAAAAGCACCAAACCCTAATAATACAGGCCAAGAGGAGGAAGAAGAGGAAGAGTTTTTCGAAGATCCAGGAAGGTCTCTATTTAAAACTATTGTAATGTTGACTGGCGAGTTCGATGCTGGGTCTATCAAATTCAGCACATTTCCAGTGACAAGTCACATAATATTCATCGTTTTCGTATTCATGGTTCCCATTGTCTTGTTTAATTTACTCAATGGTTTGGCAGTTAGTGATACACAGGAGATAAGAGCTGATGCTGAGCTAGTGGGACACATCTCAAGAGTTAAGCTTATATCTTATTTTGAAAGTGTGCTTATTGGAAAAATGTATACACAACCACTAAAATGCTGGTCCTGTTTGCCCCCTTCTCTGCAAGATTTAAACATTATCAAGCCACAGATGCTTTGCATAAAACCTTTGGCAAAAAGAATCAGTTTATTCCCATCATTTCTGCCTCAATATCGAATAACAGTGAAACCTAACCAAAACGACAGAATAAAAATTCCACACCCTGAACTAACTGGGAAATTTGGTGATGATTATGAAGATATAGAAAGCGGCAAATGTTGCTTTGAACAGTGTCAAGCTTTTAGATTAGACAGAAAAATTGTCAAAAAcgccaaaataattatcaacaAGAGGACATACGTTTCCGAATTCGACGAAATGAAAAATATGCTTTCTAAATATGAAACAAAAATCTCAAGTATAGAAAGTACACTGAAGAAAGTTCTTCAGCAGTTGGAGGCACGTTAACCCTTTTAGTTtcgtaaagtttttatttaatactaataaAGTATGACAACATTTCCatcgaaaattttaattttataaattaagaatatttttttaatattgtattctaTAACACTTCCTTTCCGGGAAAAAAGttataatgtgtttatttatttttgtattcacgCACTTTTCTTTGTTCAGTTACTGATGTCTATGTGTGtcttcttaataaataaatacgcgATTTACTGTCTTTTTGTCATTTGAAACCGAttgcaaaaatttgtaaatattatttgatcAGGTAAAGTAAAATTgaacaatgttaaaaaaaattcagtaatAACCTGATGTTAAGAAGTTAGAATTAGAGTAAAGAGTAATTTAGTGCAGCTAAATTTcatctctctcatttatttatctccttttttaatttttaacaatgttatacatacgaGGGCGGTACTGAAAATTTCGGGAATCAAGGAAGTGACACaacattactatttaaaaatgtatttattgtttttcgaAGTATTCTCCGCGAAATTTGACACATTTTTCCATACGATAGAACCAATCATTGAGGCAACCATTTCATTCGGAAGTTGGGGTTTCCAAAATGGTCGTTTTGTAggtaaatttattctttattttagggAAAGTATAGAAATCATTAGGGCTTAGGTCGGGGCTGTACAGCGGATGATCtaataattctgtttttttgttCTAAAAACTCTTTTGTTCTGTGCGCGGTGTGAGAACTCGCATTGTCGTGATGGAGGATGACGCAGCGGTTGCATTTCTCTTTACGGAGTTCAGAAACGACCTGTGGCAAAAAAATTATAGCATACCATTCTGCATTAACCGTTCAACCGTCAAGAGGAATACTCGCAACATGGCCGGTTTTGGAGACAAACGTGgccaccatttttttttttgcaacacTCCGTAAACGAACAATTTTTGTTAGCTCTAACTCATTTTCGAACACCCAAACTCGTGACTGGTTTTTTGTGTCGGGTTTGTAGGCATATATCCAGGATTCGTCACCTGATACGATGTTGTATGATTTGAGGATCCTGCGTGGAATCTTTCGAGGGTTCTGACGCACCAAGTAACACGAGCTGCTTTTTGCTGTTCACAGAGCGAATGCGGTATCCATCGGGAAAGCAACTTTTTTACACGTTCATGCAAGATTATTTGTATTCTCATGCCAATGTCTAAAGTTGCCTGAATTTCCCGGTATGTCACATGTCGATTTTCCTCAATCAGCTTACGCACAGCATCTACGTTTTCTTGGGTGACTGCAGTTTTTGGACGACCTTGACGGGGATCATCACTAAGCTTGACACGTCCACGTTGAAATTCAGCAAACCAGCGATAAATTGTGGTTTTGGATGGGGCTTCATCACCAAATGCAGAAATCCTCCGGTCAAAACACTGTTTTCGTGATAAACCACTTCGAAAGTCATAATAAATCATCGCTCTTGAATTTTCTCGAGTCAAATCCATTTTCTCAACGATTAAACAAGTTTGACAAAACCTTGTGACAAACAAACAAGACCGAGAGATAAATAAATCGAATACCATCGTTTTTTAAAACCAAGAAGATTTCAATTAAAAAGATGTAGATATAACAGGAACAGTGGAAATATTCCATTCCCGATACTTTTAGTGCAGCCCtcgtacaaaatataatacaaagactattaaaaatttataaaaaaaattaaccctcgcgctgcgggacatttgagtgcccataCAACCGGTgaaaatgactagtgatttataccctcattttcaatttgtttattggtaaacagtactcatcaagaaaggctgtagtataggtctGAACGCTTGGACAGTTTGTGGTCATtcatgtaaagcaagtgagatatgagctcaccacccctgtCCCGTGCGAAGGCGAtagcctagccctgaatcccgcagtatAGTACTGAGAGGACTAAGAGCTAGGCAAAACCAAAGAGGGCTCAAAGTATTACCCTGGAAAATACCCCGCCTAATCACAATCAGTTCAGTCAGAATACTCAGAATTGCCTGGGTGACGAAGGCCATGACATCCAGATTACATTGAATGGTTCTATGATATCCAAATGAAGGAAGGAAGGAACTAAATCGTAATTGTAAAAAACTTACACACaggtatttgttattttacagGTGTTGTTTAAAAAAGGTAATTAGAAAACACCTAAAGGAACAACGGTTATATAAATTTCTACTTTTTTGTAATACAAAAAACTTACCATATCGATGCTCTGTATAAGCACTTTGTTGTATAGCCATACTGTATATATCACAATAAAGCTAACTTACCTTATCGAGGCTCTGTATGAGATGACACCAGGACGGCTCGATGACCTCGACGCACATGTAGTACTGCAAGTGCTGCACGCAGCTCAGCATCCGCTGCCGCAGCGCGAACGCGTCCGCGTACAGCCGCGCCTCGGAGAACCTCTTCACCACTTTGTTGTATAGCCACACCCTACAAGATATCAtactaaaggagatggtccaaaattgtatggagccagtcattgtaccctagcggaaataaaagaaaatacttttttttaactatttttgattatacaaatctacgaatttactttaattcttttgaaataatattcattatctcccaagaaatgcaataataatggcggatttatgacgttttcaatgcagtaatcgatttgacgtttgctgtcaattgtcatgtcatagttgctgtaAGGGcaccatcttgatataactcaaaaacttgggttttaattttatttatttctttttatttagttacatttattcactttaataaattttaataagatccttgtattttttaaattttaatgatacggggtacaagagtggacctgaaatggaccatctcctttaacatGCAAtgaactatttttaaccgactacaaaaaggaggaggctctcTAGTTGATTGATATGTTTTTTTCtgtatgtacatcgattactcgaagCCGCCTGGGCTAATTCGgaacattatttttttgattaaaagGGTATAACTCCCCATACTCATCATATTAGGATGTTGGGATCCTGgtgaaatcgaggggaactttaaaaaattaaaggggTGAAAAAATTATAGGGTAGACTGGTGTGTTtcatttttttgataaagtacaAGTTAATAAAAGTCTGGATCGATCTGGTGATGGAGTCGAAACACAGACGAGAGAACTCTTTTTTACTATCTGTTTgggtttaattaatttgtattggtgTGAACTTTTcatctagatgggttgtgactatcattagcgatctggtgatggagacgaagaACAATTAAGgaaactccttaacggtttacagtagctacattgtgtttgggcttgattaaatagtattgatgagaactatCCACCAAGGGTTGTGATTATCATTAACGGTCTGGTTATGAAGACAAAGGGCAATTAACgaaactccttaacagtttacagttgCTACGATTTGCTGACCTTACTTCAATATGCCAAGCCACTACCACTACTCATGCTGAGGCATCACTCTGACACGGAATTtaatacctattaaataatttatttgaatctaAGTCAGCGCTATTCTTTGCAAGGGTTTGACACGACTCAGAGTAACTTACACCTGCCTTTGCCTTTGGCGAAATTTTTCTTGTCTAGATCTATAAAAGgtttcaccaataaaaagctacactATATGATACAACTAACCAGCAACAAAGGACTTAGTAATAGTCGAAaataaatacaaccgacttcaaaatctacaaacgtacccactaaactaaaatgcGAATAGTAAAATcatgatattattatgttctataTGCTGATCAATTTCATGACGGTGCTAAAAAACAAAGGACTTGTCACTCACCTGCAAAGTAACCTTTCCACGTGTTTACAGAAGAACAGATGCCTGAATATCATCTGGTAGCACGCGATGGCCTTGTGGTTGAGTATGAGCGACACCGGCCACTTCACCTCCATACCGAACGAGAACGTCTCTATGCCGGTCAGCGGTAGACAGTCTTTGTTCTGTTTGTACTCTatggtaatataaaaaaataatattaaacacttATCACTAACAAACATTTCCCTTGATAGTAATTGGCACAGCCTAACGATTCAATCCGagccgtgagccgtgatagctcagtggacaGGGGCGTCTTTACCTATGATGCAGAAGGTGCGTTGCACCCGGGCGCCGTGATCCCAGGGCCGCCCCAGCGCGGGTTATAATGGAAATTAATGTGTCTAGTTTTAGCAAACAAAAGCAAATAGGTAACTTACAAGGTGTTTGCTACACAGACAGTTTGTGGTAATTTGAATTAGTGCTGTTTGTACATATTCCATTTTAAAAGTGTTCAGCACGCTTAGGTACTAAAGggcggtgatgattgcacccgggcgcttcATGAACTAGAGACACCTCtgccagtggatataacttctgcgactgattccgaagggtgtgggtttgaatctggttcacggcatgcacctccgacttttcagttgtgtgcatttttagaaattaaatatcacgtgtctcaaacggtgaaggataaacattgtgaggaaacccgcataccagagaattttcttaattctctgcgtgtgtgaattctaccaatccgcattgggccagcgtggtggacttttggcctaaccctctaTATTACTTAGATCTATCCATCTATGATTTTTTGTCAGCTGATTTTTTAGACATTGCCAGGTGTTTTAAAGGGAACAACGCAAAGAATCATCCAAATCATACAgattttcttcagaaaatagGCCATATCCCATACAGGCACTTccatattatactaatattatctagAGACTACCTAATCGAATTGATCCAAatccattttaaaaattctttcatcaatggaaagctacaagATTAtcgagtaacatagactatattataACCACAAAATATCCACGGAAATAGGAACTACTTAGGTGAATTTTCGGCGTAAATgctagtaaaacatattattattattaatatgtgaCATACCATTTTCCTCCTCAGTCTCAATAGATAGGATTTTGAACATCTGGAACTGTAAGTCGTAGGGAAGTAGTTCTACCCTCATGTCTTCGTTGTAAGGATCGTGACTAGCGGCAGAGAGTCTAAACAATAAAAAGtagtttcttttttcatttaaaaaaatacataaaagaatagagacgtgatagccctgtggatatgatcTCCGCCTTCAATTCGaagggcgttggttcgaatccggtccagggcatgcctGAGTTTTaggttagtgacatatctaatagtataaaatctttgacaaaacactatttaatattgaaattttttgaaCGATCCAAGACAAGATGTCCCTTTCtttcaataggctagttgacacatttttttaaatggtcttaaatagttcaataacgtaattacatgaaattttagtttttaaatatgtttttgacaatacgagctaaaacgcctgtcgaccatgatggtctatatatcaactgtttcatgacgtcactacaatagATCCCAGAACAATTATTaagacgtttagtacatcaattgtgttagtgacgtcacaaaatcgcagcgtttttgacgtttggaaaattttaaaaaatacgtcatatttaaattaagttttaaaaaaaatccttaacttttattaattgataacgatatatttcggaccatatatataatgatttatttattttgctatcatccgcgaaaattcggcgaacccatgcgacaacgtcacccaggtccgacaaaatactctctacgtacgtttcaccccgaaaccggagcatcctcaggagatgttgactctacaacgtgcaattgcaaagtcaattcttcttgaaaaaattctttgcaattgcacgttgtagagtcaacatctcctgaggatgctccggtttcggggtgaaacgtacgtagagagtattttgtcggacctgggtgacgttgtcgcatgggttcgccgaattttcgcggatgatagcaaaataaataaatcattatataatcatgatgaacttccgcaaagtaacgcctgcttctatccaatatatttcggacccttattccatgtactgcacgaaattaatattgtttatattatatatgagtctttttctttttattctttacaagtaagccctcgactacaatctcacctgatggtaagtgatgatgcaatctaagatggaagcgggctaacttgttaggaggaggatgaaaatccacactcctttcggtttctacacggcattgtaccggaacgctaaatcgcttggcggtacgtctttgccagtagggtggtaaatagccacggccaaagcctcccaccagccagacctgaaccaattaagaaaatctcaatcagcctagccggggatcgaacccaggacctccgtcttgtaaatccataccactacgccacggaggccgtcaaaaaccaaTTGCTCtactattagcatatttttaatattgacaataaaaaaaaacaaatacccAATTACCTCAGGCACAGTCCTAAAAGGCTCTCCAATTTGGAAGGTATGATATCATCAATCTTCTTAGACAACTCCTGTTCAGTGGCATCCATAAACTGCACAATGAAATCCCCTTGACTCATGAGGAAGTAATTCTTGACCGACTTCAATCTCCCCATGAGATCATACTCCTTCAATAGCAACTCCAGCAGTGACTTGCTGGCGAAT
This window of the Bicyclus anynana chromosome 6, ilBicAnyn1.1, whole genome shotgun sequence genome carries:
- the LOC112051484 gene encoding transient receptor potential cation channel protein painless — encoded protein: MTRDSYEMKPNRLSRGGSLFGNDPQVQLRTALRANDFATFKKLVSYGAVDLEYVYPYPDHKTCLELAVSEPNKIEFLKLLLQHEVQVNRINETYGAAPLHFAVENGNLEALDALLEDDRIDVNIKSKGNTALLMAIKNIQDLDDDRERELDVYEEMVERLLKAGCNANSPDLKGITPVYSAAKQGLERIVTYILDYSKDPVDLNLYKDIRGRTARYYLQEAFPHLIAKFESMAENEQRKKIIDVDKLFSYLSRHEEDIFNEDFKELVKRNEHRPMLAANNGMNTMLQLSVDKGFERATLTLLNSGADPNATCSGNTIRPIAIACYNGYCKILKMFIDNESTLFDPVNSESLVQWTVKGMKSACKNPKADFKGCLNLLLTNPKVNININHQDIKDNTALHYAARNGDNDTVLELLRKGACVGLYNRFNEPPLADINARTLETFLDECIETNGERPSDEDYEIRIKYSFLVYPNNSLENELCKVPLMDNSNNNNTVKEYEAILAPETEALLYMTRNEELRPLLKHPVITSFLYLKWQRISCLFYANITFYSLLWLCLMLYIILGYGVDKQQSKSVEAINVLTYVGACIGLILLVIREIFQLLVSPTRYLQSIENLMEIALIFVTAAILCNDSASESTKQQLSAVAILLSSAELVLLIGQFPTLSTNIVMLRTVSWNFFKFLLWYCILIIAFALSFYTLFKKGEEQEDQKAPNPNNTGQEEEEEEEFFEDPGRSLFKTIVMLTGEFDAGSIKFSTFPVTSHIIFIVFVFMVPIVLFNLLNGLAVSDTQEIRADAELVGHISRVKLISYFESVLIGKMYTQPLKCWSCLPPSLQDLNIIKPQMLCIKPLAKRISLFPSFLPQYRITVKPNQNDRIKIPHPELTGKFGDDYEDIESGKCCFEQCQAFRLDRKIVKNAKIIINKRTYVSEFDEMKNMLSKYETKISSIESTLKKVLQQLEAR